DNA from Vanessa tameamea isolate UH-Manoa-2023 chromosome 19, ilVanTame1 primary haplotype, whole genome shotgun sequence:
TTAACtgtcatttaaattatgtatcagcttatataaaaaaaaaatgatgtcttAGGGTTTGACGATCAAACCAGGAAGTTATTTTATGCggacttttaattttaagctatttataataagaagTAAGTACGTCGAGCGCGTCGGGCTCGAGCGCGGGCGCGGGGCCGAGCGCGGGCGCGGcgtgcgcgggcggcggcggcgcgtgcgcgggcggcgcgcggggcggcgcgcgcgcggcggggTTGGCGGCGGCGCGCGCCTCCAGCTTGTGCCACAGCTCCTCGCGCTGCAGCAGTCGCTCGCGCTCCCTGGGGACGTTCCATTTCGTTAATGTATTATTTCCTCtcattgaaaacatatttttttaaagtataacaatTTGAGAAACAGTTTAAGGTCACACATTTTAATGTGTAGTAAACCACAACCGCACCTATAAAGATTTTACGGTTGAAActcaattcattttaaaacactttcaattttaattctttagttctatattaattattattattaacttttatatattttttctagtgTTGTACGAGTATATCCACAGGCAGAGAAGAAACGACTGGACTCACTTTTGTTTCTCCTGCTTGTACTGTTGAGTGCATTCATCGAACAGTTTCTGGTTCATCTCCATGAACAGTTTCAGAGCGTTGTAAACCAGGCCGTGTATGGTCTTGTTCCAATGGCTCTTCGTGTTCCGGTAGAGGGACGGGAACATGATCGGCAGGATGTGCGTGGCGTTGTCTGATATCAGCGACATTATATACTCGTTGTTCCAATAGTACAGAGCTCGTTCCGCCACCtgtgaaacatttatttatttatttatactttattgcacccaaacttaaaactaaaaattacaatattgaaacaaaaagttgcatgaagtgcaacaggcggccttatcgctcagcagcgatctcttccaggcaacctttgggcagaggatcataaCATTCGTTATGTTTAAACAAATACGTAGAATATTTTTACCACTACTGAACCATTGgtattcataatatacttttttgtaatcaaaatcGTTTTCATATATTGTTATCATGTCACGATGAAAACTATAAGTTAACTTTAACACAGGACGagtaaaatcattttatctCAAAAATATTCACAAGTGTAAATTATATTCGTATGTGTGTGTTCGTAATTGTGTGTGTAGTTGTGAACGTTTGTAAGCGTGTTTTCTGTTATTGACATGATTTTGAGGATCTTAGTCTTTTCGGATAAATTACgtttaataaatcttatgaaATGACAAGTTCCTGCCTGTTTTGAgtcaaattgaatattttactttgaattatttaGTCATTGCATTCGGTTTttccataataaatttcaatcttaCTCATATTAGgcatattattgtttgtttgctAAGCTTAATAGTCTTAAACAATAAACCCTCGCCCAACACGGCCGGAGGCGCAACCGCAGAATAGCAacgtatatttcaaataatgagGGCAGTTACAGATAAGTCAAATAAATACCTGAAAGTGTGGACTGGAAACACACTTGGCGAGCTGCCTGAACAGCGGGTCCATTATCTTCTGAAACTCCGCCGGCTCGATCACGTCCAGTATCTCTTCCATTTCGTTGAGAAACATCACCTCCTTGGGTGAGTGTGTCTTCGGCCAGTATTTTAATAACGctctgaaaatttaatataaaactattattttagtaCCTACATTTTGAAGGTTGCATAATCTATAACCATAGTCTCTGATAGGCTTGTGCATTGCTGTTCAGGATTACATTTATGTTAAGTGATTTTTACttcgaaattattaaacaatttatacaaaaatcacTGGGGAAATGTCTCTTTTCACGATAAGGTTTTGTGTTACGGGAAATATGATGTTTTCCATCATTTTAtggtaaagttaaaataaatccataatTATCTATTAGCCATGCTCAGATGAAATGGttgcaatacaataatataattatgcattttattattttgtcataagatttttaagtttataaatgaatacgtACACAAAATGAGGAATATAAGGATTTGTCCTACCTAACGACAGGTTGCGTTAAAGACGGGTCCTTCTCCAGGAACTGTACGACGCAGTAGGCCAGCTGCGGATGGTATACCGATAGTGACTTCACCTTGTGCAAAGGCAGCAGCACCTGGTGATACATTACGATAATGTTTAAGCAGatacagtttaaaatatattatcattcattttaatattctaaattgtattgtatagaACGGGATTTTTATAAGGTAAGTATTGtctatatttcgtttttaaatataatgttagtgCGCCTCCACTCTAGGGTTGATTACGCAAagttgatacaatattattattaaaatgatattatatacaattaagatacattaaatatataacattagtaaCAATGAGATTGTTACATGATAAATAGATTTTTCTGGTCAGTTTTTTATcgcttattattatgtttatttaaaaagtacaaaaacagtaattaatataaaaaagagtcAGACaaccataataatatatataaaaccgcCATAAGTATCGTTAAAAGGTTCCGGTCTATAAAAAAAGACCATAAATCCAACTTATATACCTACTCTATATGCTCAATTaccaaagaaaatttaaattatgttttaaaacacaGTAACAAATTTGGATTACATATACgctaattcatatttatttaaaataaataattgtcaaaatGTTGATTGATTCATCAGACGAATACTTTTATGTTCGATAAAATAGTTACCCTTAGTAGGAAAAGTTTGTGTTCTTCCTTAAGCGGCAACGCGAAACCGTTGATGATGGACCCGAGGATTTCTAGTAATTCTGCGATGCCGTTATGGTGTTCAGTTTCGTATATAAACCTAGGAAAAGACAAAGGATCAACAAAAACAAGTCAAATACACGACTGACAGACGGAGAAATAATGCCAGTCATTGTTCCGCGAATCAATTGCGGATTAACAAATcgtaattttagaatataagtGACTAGTTGTGCCCGCGGCTCTGTTCGCATTGATTCCAGTTATTAGTGTACATACACAAGCAGGCAAAGCTTAGCACCTCTTCTTCTCCTAGCTTGGTTAATAAGGTACCATTATTTCAGGCTAAGCTGTTATTAttactgaaacaaaatatagCCTATGGTACTTCTGGAAGTTCTGGATAAAGTCGCTTTCAGATGATGAAggatttattaaaatcgtttttgtagtttttgagtttatcgatCACAAATaactcttataatattatatattttatagaatacatATAACGCTGGTTGATGTTTTTGGTATGTCAAATATCTGCAAATACGTGCCAATGACACCTGTAAAAGAAGTATTCTGTAGAATGAAATgagcgtgaaatgtcataaaatttaattaaatgtcgtATCACTAGTAAGTAAgtcgtaagtcggttgtcaacatttcacgagtgagatacgaagttatttcttacacagcaccggcttcgcacggatgcgattcatatataaaaatatatatgataatatactcTATATAGCCTCTGGAATATTTATGccagtgaaaacatttttagaattagtttattaatatgtcctacatacatacaaacaaacaaacaaatgttacccctctaatattataatatatttatagctagtttttttttttactttttatatattgtcattGGATAGacattagaaaattaataatctcATCTGAATAATAAAGCAAATATAATTCCGAGTGTTTTTAGCTTAGCTTTGAAAATACACTACGAAATTCGTTTGCATATTTTAAAGTGGCGGTGGTCACGATATACCgccattacaattataattgcgGCGATTGGTAAATAGCAGTTAACGATGtgtgtcattttataaattatatgacattataCGTTTGGAAAATTCAAGGTTTTTCCGATCGTTTGCTGTACATATGGTATATTATATCATCGGTTATTTTAGCTCCAACATCTCAAAAGCCATAGTTTCCAATTTCGGAAAAAGTTATAGTCCCTATTAAAGgtattatgtaaatgtttttaatcctAGAATATGCTAGGGTATACCACTCTCTTGCTAAAATCTCGTACGTACAGCAGTGATATCTGGGACTATGTCGGGGCAGCTTGGTAGTATGCTAAAGCGATCCCGTGCCATCCCCTAAAAGATGCGTGGATACTGCTGGTTTATAGTAGGTATTCCGGTGCAGGAGGCGCCGGTGAGTCCTACATACCCAACCACTTAATTTGGGGTTAtgcgtaaattaattaatttacaacgaaaaaaaaaaaaacttgagttAATCTAACTCTATCATTGCAGACTGTCATCTcgtttaagatataattatacacatacatgTATGTAGATACACCTTCGTAAAAGAAGGCAAAGGCGTATATGTATAGTGCATAcactgtttaattataatatatcttcgtTATCCTATAAGAAAAGCAATCCTTAAAGGTTAAAGGCAATATAACCTGTATGGTGTTATGCAACCTTAAACGAGATGTGAGccaattgtatgtatatttgtcGAGTGCGCCGAGTGAAATGGCGCATTGTGTCAGACACGCCTTATCCGTTAtcccatttaaatatacattttagccttattttattattattttcactattgataataaaaacatcataaaatactaaaacagtacttacttttaaataatataatacatactatttttgtattataagaaTAACACTGAACTAAAGATTTAAGGAGTGCCAAACATTATGTAGAACACgccaaaatcataaaataagacTTAATTCGAATTCAAAAGATCTAAACGATATCATCCCACGTAACAtttgaatgataaattaaataatacatattattgaaatataagaaGTTGAATAtgattaacaaaacaaaaaaaaaaatacagagatatgacataattatgtactcgtatcattattattattatctttaatatttaatgtttctcCTCATTCGATGGAGATAACACTTAAAACGCGGGCCAAAGCCAAGCGCTAAGGTGTGATTGAACATTCAGAACGTGGACGATGAAGTTGAATATGATGTAAGCTTTCGGGTGAAACGGCAATTATTACCAATTATCTCTTTCTGAAGCACGTGgagtatattgtttaaattatgcaAATCTCGATGAACACCGGTGAGTAATGATTACGGACAGAAATCTGTGtcctgatttaaatttttaactattagtattatttgttctaatgtcattattatttaaagatatttgccATTCTTTGATTGATGATTTTCAATTTGTTCATGCACATCGGTAGTATAGAGTCGATCGAACGAATCTTTACTTAcacctatttatatatgttataaatattaaattataacaaatattttgaactgATTAACACAGCTCGAGGTGCGAACTCTAAAATAAGTAACTAGTGCGACTACGTTGCATTTTGCTAAGGAAAATATTCCATGTATTTCCTGAACCAGGACGTTGAGAAGTTGAGTTCATCTGTATTTTACTTACCTATAGAATACATTATTGATTTGTTTCCGTATGTAAGCGCGTAGAACTAAGAACTTTCCGTATATCCTGTGAAGAGTTGTCTTGAGGAAGTCACGCTCTCGCGGGTCCTCTGTGTCGAATAGTTctagtaactgaaataaaaaaaaactttatt
Protein-coding regions in this window:
- the LOC113401204 gene encoding serine/threonine-protein phosphatase 2A 56 kDa regulatory subunit gamma isoform-like isoform X2; its protein translation is MDKFKTIQDTVLVYKVCLVAKMLASAASANLSRHSLSAMFQKRRSVDRPLIMSRPEKPALGTRPPPPAAIVPKSADGPRPPGWNGQPRRHGSSRFNVHNHNQELVKLPPLKDTPAAEQEQLFVQKLRQCCLLFDFADEPLSDLKWKEVKRAALLEMVEYVTSQQGVITEAIYPEAVNMFATNLFRTLPPSSNPNGAEFDPEEDEPTLEAAWPHLQLVYELFLRLLESPDFQPNIAKKYIDQKFVLQLLELFDTEDPRERDFLKTTLHRIYGKFLVLRAYIRKQINNVFYRFIYETEHHNGIAELLEILGSIINGFALPLKEEHKLFLLRVLLPLHKVKSLSVYHPQLAYCVVQFLEKDPSLTQPVVRALLKYWPKTHSPKEVMFLNEMEEILDVIEPAEFQKIMDPLFRQLAKCVSSPHFQVAERALYYWNNEYIMSLISDNATHILPIMFPSLYRNTKSHWNKTIHGLVYNALKLFMEMNQKLFDECTQQYKQEKQKERERLLQREELWHKLEARAAANPAARAPPRAPPAHAPPPPAHAAPALGPAPALEPDALDARKQNYNASKPLLRKKSELPADTSTVKALIEHKRADAYLATPPDADQC
- the LOC113401204 gene encoding serine/threonine-protein phosphatase 2A 56 kDa regulatory subunit gamma isoform-like isoform X3 — encoded protein: MVHAGPAARAPSRAMFAAAETKPRRAVSPLGIPKSPSFHSGLDLVANQGTKRSESVSDVARAFRFALFGMEGQGPQKAPSPPDARSPPPPINAVATVAVSPERPPAPNNDKESLMVQLPLLKDTPAAEQEQLFVQKLRQCCLLFDFADEPLSDLKWKEVKRAALLEMVEYVTSQQGVITEAIYPEAVNMFATNLFRTLPPSSNPNGAEFDPEEDEPTLEAAWPHLQLVYELFLRLLESPDFQPNIAKKYIDQKFVLQLLELFDTEDPRERDFLKTTLHRIYGKFLVLRAYIRKQINNVFYRFIYETEHHNGIAELLEILGSIINGFALPLKEEHKLFLLRVLLPLHKVKSLSVYHPQLAYCVVQFLEKDPSLTQPVVRALLKYWPKTHSPKEVMFLNEMEEILDVIEPAEFQKIMDPLFRQLAKCVSSPHFQVAERALYYWNNEYIMSLISDNATHILPIMFPSLYRNTKSHWNKTIHGLVYNALKLFMEMNQKLFDECTQQYKQEKQKERERLLQREELWHKLEARAAANPAARAPPRAPPAHAPPPPAHAAPALGPAPALEPDALDVGGRGYGPFDGAKTELQRQ
- the LOC113401204 gene encoding serine/threonine-protein phosphatase 2A 56 kDa regulatory subunit gamma isoform-like isoform X4; the protein is MMPKKEKEAMKTKSDKNKNGDSDTESRPEKPALGTRPPPPAAIVPKSADGPRPPGWNGQPRRHGSSRFNVHNHNQELVKLPPLKDTPAAEQEQLFVQKLRQCCLLFDFADEPLSDLKWKEVKRAALLEMVEYVTSQQGVITEAIYPEAVNMFATNLFRTLPPSSNPNGAEFDPEEDEPTLEAAWPHLQLVYELFLRLLESPDFQPNIAKKYIDQKFVLQLLELFDTEDPRERDFLKTTLHRIYGKFLVLRAYIRKQINNVFYRFIYETEHHNGIAELLEILGSIINGFALPLKEEHKLFLLRVLLPLHKVKSLSVYHPQLAYCVVQFLEKDPSLTQPVVRALLKYWPKTHSPKEVMFLNEMEEILDVIEPAEFQKIMDPLFRQLAKCVSSPHFQVAERALYYWNNEYIMSLISDNATHILPIMFPSLYRNTKSHWNKTIHGLVYNALKLFMEMNQKLFDECTQQYKQEKQKERERLLQREELWHKLEARAAANPAARAPPRAPPAHAPPPPAHAAPALGPAPALEPDALDARKQNYNASKPLLRKKSELPADTSTVKALIEHKRADAYLATPPDADQC
- the LOC113401204 gene encoding serine/threonine-protein phosphatase 2A 56 kDa regulatory subunit gamma isoform-like isoform X1, which translates into the protein MVHAGPAARAPSRAMFAAAETKPRRAVSPLGIPKSPSFHSGLDLVANQGTKRSESVSDVARAFRFALFGMEGQGPQKAPSPPDARSPPPPINAVATVAVSPERPPAPNNDKESLMVQLPLLKDTPAAEQEQLFVQKLRQCCLLFDFADEPLSDLKWKEVKRAALLEMVEYVTSQQGVITEAIYPEAVNMFATNLFRTLPPSSNPNGAEFDPEEDEPTLEAAWPHLQLVYELFLRLLESPDFQPNIAKKYIDQKFVLQLLELFDTEDPRERDFLKTTLHRIYGKFLVLRAYIRKQINNVFYRFIYETEHHNGIAELLEILGSIINGFALPLKEEHKLFLLRVLLPLHKVKSLSVYHPQLAYCVVQFLEKDPSLTQPVVRALLKYWPKTHSPKEVMFLNEMEEILDVIEPAEFQKIMDPLFRQLAKCVSSPHFQVAERALYYWNNEYIMSLISDNATHILPIMFPSLYRNTKSHWNKTIHGLVYNALKLFMEMNQKLFDECTQQYKQEKQKERERLLQREELWHKLEARAAANPAARAPPRAPPAHAPPPPAHAAPALGPAPALEPDALDARKQNYNASKPLLRKKSELPADTSTVKALIEHKRADAYLATPPDADQC